A single window of Streptomyces cathayae DNA harbors:
- a CDS encoding restriction endonuclease encodes MIKESVLLESPSLRSSVLDRTDVLDRVKALSLLPDGMHVTTAMVATYFEVSHKAIESLVFDHRKELAASGYRVLAGTELTSFKEVSGIQSRSRALALYSRRAVLNAAMLLRDSEVARQVRVYLLDMEYLARTQPVDNVAPTAPDGLDARIEQRITHILGKTVVPMFNALITTSGEHRRELLELREDIENVERRLCWHHKRLATLEGEAPTENVRSTLKAMTWQAFEQHVAELLRRDGCTDVVVRQARSDRGIDITGRTADGRTVAVQCKNRSGRWTVPSADMQKFAGATCAIDRVDLALFVATCNFSHESQAIADLTGVVTVNREEVEAWTAGVRLKALR; translated from the coding sequence ATGATCAAGGAATCAGTCCTGCTGGAATCACCGTCGCTGCGCAGCAGCGTGCTGGACCGCACGGACGTGCTCGACAGGGTCAAGGCCCTGTCGCTGCTGCCGGACGGCATGCACGTGACGACGGCGATGGTGGCGACGTACTTCGAGGTGAGCCACAAGGCCATCGAGTCGCTGGTGTTCGATCACCGAAAGGAACTGGCCGCCAGCGGGTACCGCGTATTGGCAGGTACAGAACTGACCTCCTTCAAGGAGGTCAGTGGGATCCAATCGCGCTCCCGGGCCCTCGCCCTCTACTCCCGCCGCGCCGTCCTCAACGCAGCCATGCTCCTCCGGGACAGCGAAGTCGCACGTCAGGTACGTGTGTATCTCCTGGACATGGAGTACCTGGCGCGCACACAGCCTGTGGATAACGTGGCACCGACAGCCCCCGACGGCCTCGATGCCCGTATCGAACAGCGCATCACCCACATCCTCGGCAAGACGGTCGTGCCGATGTTCAACGCCCTGATCACCACGTCCGGTGAGCACCGCCGCGAGCTCCTCGAACTCCGCGAGGACATCGAGAACGTCGAACGCAGGCTGTGCTGGCACCACAAACGCCTCGCCACCCTCGAAGGAGAAGCCCCCACGGAGAACGTCAGGTCGACACTCAAGGCGATGACCTGGCAGGCGTTCGAACAGCATGTCGCCGAACTGCTGCGGCGCGACGGTTGCACCGATGTCGTCGTACGTCAGGCCCGCAGCGACAGGGGCATCGACATCACCGGCCGCACCGCGGACGGGCGGACCGTGGCAGTCCAGTGCAAGAACCGGTCCGGCCGTTGGACCGTTCCCAGTGCCGACATGCAGAAGTTCGCGGGCGCGACGTGTGCCATCGACCGTGTGGACCTCGCGCTCTTCGTCGCCACCTGCAACTTCAGCCACGAGTCCCAGGCGATCGCCGACCTGACCGGAGTCGTCACGGTCAATCGGGAGGAAGTGGAGGCCTGGACCGCCGGAGTGCGTCTCAAGGCTCTGCGGTAA
- a CDS encoding class E sortase yields the protein MAVTADDTEEHTAMSASPPPPARRRMGPVAIVVSALGELLITVGLLLGLFVVYSLWWTNVLADRAAGQQADKVRDNWAQGPGAGAGDDPASYDSKDGIGFLHVPAMGNDILVEKGTTMEVLNDGVAGYYTDPVKATLPTSGKKGNFSLAAHRDGHGAKFHDIHKIKEGDPIVFETKDTWYVYKTYAILPETSKYNIEVLSKIPEESGREKAGHYITLTTCTPVYTSTYRYIVWGELERTEKVDKDRTPPKELR from the coding sequence GTGGCAGTGACCGCCGACGACACCGAAGAGCACACCGCCATGTCCGCGTCACCGCCGCCTCCGGCGCGCCGCCGCATGGGACCGGTCGCGATCGTGGTGAGCGCGCTCGGGGAACTTCTCATCACCGTGGGCCTGCTGCTCGGCCTGTTCGTCGTCTACTCGCTGTGGTGGACGAACGTGCTCGCCGACCGCGCGGCGGGCCAGCAGGCGGACAAGGTGCGCGACAACTGGGCCCAGGGACCCGGCGCCGGCGCCGGGGACGACCCCGCCTCCTACGACAGCAAGGACGGGATCGGCTTCCTGCACGTGCCCGCGATGGGCAACGACATCCTGGTCGAGAAGGGCACCACGATGGAGGTGCTCAACGACGGCGTCGCCGGCTACTACACCGACCCCGTGAAGGCGACCCTGCCGACCTCCGGCAAGAAGGGCAACTTCTCGCTGGCCGCGCACCGGGACGGCCACGGGGCCAAGTTCCACGACATCCACAAGATCAAGGAAGGCGACCCGATCGTCTTCGAGACGAAGGACACCTGGTACGTCTACAAGACGTACGCGATCCTTCCCGAGACCTCGAAGTACAACATCGAGGTCCTCTCCAAGATCCCCGAGGAGTCCGGCCGCGAGAAGGCCGGCCACTACATCACCCTGACGACCTGCACTCCGGTGTACACCAGCACGTACCGCTACATCGTCTGGGGCGAACTGGAGCGCACGGAGAAGGTCGACAAGGACCGGACCCCGCCGAAGGAACTGCGCTGA
- the pknB gene encoding Stk1 family PASTA domain-containing Ser/Thr kinase: MEEPRRLGGRYELGHVLGRGGMAEVYLAHDTRLGRTVAVKTLRADLARDPSFQARFRREAQSAASLNHPAIVAVYDTGEDYIDGVSIPYIVMEYVDGSTLRELLHSGRKLLPERTLEMTIGILQALEYSHRAGIVHRDIKPANVMLTRNGQVKVMDFGIARAMGDSGMTMTQTSAVIGTAQYLSPEQAKGEQVDARSDLYSTGCLLYELLTVRPPFVGDSPVAVAYQHVREEPQAPSVFDPEVTPEIDAITLKALVKDPDYRYQSADEMRIDIEAYLDGQPVAATASMGAVGYGGYPDNQATTALRTDAGAATSMLPPMNPDDGGYGYDDRPGRRRQQQKKNNTSTILLVAAGVLVLIGAILLGHSIFNGNGGVSNDKVDVPNFVGQTEAGAEKLATNSDLVLKFTSEPCEKQPKGKICEQDPLPNKEVEKGDTVNLVVSTGAPKVAVPSVVGDSLDDAKAELEGDKYEFVVETKEKESSEAVGTVLEQDPGLGDEVEKGTTITLTVAKAVARSTVPNVLGRTCDEARAQITANDLVPSSCEERDVDDPNQVGKVIETTPQNGQQVDKNSPVQIVVGKAKEAEKVAVPNVLGDTLADAQRKLGEAGLAVGDIKGSQDPNSRVFRADPGQGNPVDKGTAVTLFTTDQGGDNGGNNGGGPGGFFGGLTGGDRD, encoded by the coding sequence ATGGAAGAGCCGCGTCGCCTCGGCGGCCGGTACGAACTGGGCCACGTGCTCGGCCGCGGTGGCATGGCGGAGGTCTACCTCGCGCACGACACCCGCCTCGGCCGCACCGTTGCTGTGAAGACGCTCCGCGCCGACCTCGCGCGCGACCCGTCCTTCCAGGCCCGGTTCCGCCGGGAGGCCCAGTCGGCCGCCTCGCTCAACCATCCCGCGATCGTCGCGGTCTACGACACGGGCGAGGACTACATCGACGGGGTCTCCATCCCGTACATCGTCATGGAGTACGTCGACGGCTCCACGCTCCGGGAACTCCTGCACAGCGGCCGCAAGCTGCTGCCGGAGCGGACGCTGGAGATGACCATCGGCATCCTCCAGGCCCTGGAGTACTCGCACCGGGCCGGCATCGTCCACCGCGACATCAAGCCGGCGAACGTCATGCTGACGCGCAACGGCCAGGTCAAGGTCATGGACTTCGGCATCGCCCGCGCGATGGGCGACTCCGGTATGACGATGACCCAGACCTCCGCGGTCATCGGCACCGCACAGTACCTCTCGCCCGAGCAGGCCAAAGGCGAACAGGTCGACGCCCGCTCCGACCTCTACTCCACCGGCTGCCTGCTCTACGAACTGCTGACCGTCCGTCCCCCGTTCGTCGGCGACTCCCCCGTCGCGGTCGCCTACCAGCACGTCCGCGAGGAACCGCAGGCACCCAGCGTCTTCGACCCCGAGGTCACACCGGAGATAGACGCGATCACGCTGAAGGCGCTCGTCAAGGACCCCGACTACCGCTACCAGTCGGCCGACGAGATGCGCATCGACATCGAGGCCTACCTCGACGGCCAGCCGGTCGCGGCCACCGCGTCGATGGGCGCGGTCGGCTACGGCGGCTACCCCGACAACCAGGCGACGACGGCTCTGCGCACGGACGCCGGCGCCGCCACCTCGATGCTGCCGCCCATGAACCCGGACGACGGCGGCTACGGCTACGACGACCGCCCCGGCAGGCGCCGCCAGCAGCAGAAGAAGAACAACACCTCGACGATACTGCTGGTCGCGGCGGGCGTCCTGGTCCTGATCGGCGCGATCCTGCTCGGCCACTCGATCTTCAACGGCAACGGCGGCGTGAGCAACGACAAGGTCGACGTCCCGAACTTCGTCGGCCAGACGGAAGCCGGCGCCGAGAAGCTGGCCACCAACTCCGACCTGGTCCTCAAGTTCACCTCCGAGCCCTGCGAGAAGCAGCCCAAGGGCAAGATCTGCGAGCAGGACCCCCTGCCGAACAAGGAGGTCGAGAAGGGGGACACCGTCAACCTGGTGGTGTCCACGGGCGCGCCCAAGGTGGCGGTGCCGAGCGTCGTCGGCGACAGCCTCGACGACGCCAAGGCGGAGCTCGAGGGCGACAAGTACGAGTTCGTCGTGGAGACGAAGGAGAAGGAGTCCTCGGAGGCCGTGGGCACCGTCCTCGAGCAGGACCCGGGCCTCGGCGACGAGGTGGAGAAGGGCACCACCATCACCCTCACCGTCGCCAAAGCGGTCGCAAGGTCGACCGTTCCGAACGTCCTCGGCAGGACGTGCGACGAGGCCAGGGCGCAGATCACCGCCAACGACCTGGTGCCGAGCAGCTGCGAAGAGCGGGATGTCGACGACCCGAACCAGGTCGGCAAGGTCATCGAGACCACACCGCAGAACGGCCAGCAGGTCGACAAGAACTCCCCGGTGCAGATCGTCGTCGGCAAGGCCAAGGAGGCCGAGAAGGTCGCCGTCCCGAACGTCCTCGGCGACACCCTGGCGGACGCTCAGAGAAAGCTCGGGGAAGCCGGGCTGGCGGTCGGCGACATCAAGGGCTCGCAGGACCCCAACTCCCGCGTCTTCCGCGCCGACCCCGGCCAGGGCAACCCGGTCGACAAGGGAACGGCGGTCACCCTGTTCACCACGGACCAGGGCGGCGACAACGGCGGTAACAACGGCGGCGGCCCCGGCGGCTTCTTCGGCGGCCTCACCGGCGGCGACAGGGACTAG
- a CDS encoding class E sortase — MTALRPERESGAGYGQSFTDGSPYGAGGGQGTPYGQQPYGEPGAFGDGGWYDTTQQGAYSYGGAAGGGVGGGGAAGVDGGTAYLPPVDEETVALRIPDPPERTGYDAGTGYDEDTGSATYGSRGESSAASADSGGRAARRKAAKKRQGRRGGANRPAEDLDAPHGHDAPQEPRAPLSRVEARRRARERKPSAAVVASRGIGEVFITCGVLMLLFVTYQLWWTNVRAQAQAGREASDLQSDWASGKRSPGAFEPGKGFALLHIPRLDVVVPIAEGIDSKKVLDRGMVGHYAEGALKTAMPEAKEGNFGVAGHRNTHGEPFRYINRLEPGDPIVVETQDTYFVYKMASILPVTSPSNISVLEPVPKQSGFKEPGRYITLTTCTPEFTSTYRMIVWGKMDEERPRSKGKPDALVS, encoded by the coding sequence GTGACCGCGCTGCGCCCCGAGCGCGAGTCCGGTGCCGGATACGGGCAGTCCTTCACGGACGGTTCCCCGTACGGCGCCGGCGGCGGGCAGGGGACCCCGTACGGGCAGCAGCCGTACGGGGAGCCCGGCGCGTTCGGGGACGGCGGCTGGTACGACACCACCCAGCAGGGTGCCTACTCCTACGGCGGTGCTGCCGGGGGCGGTGTCGGCGGGGGCGGTGCTGCCGGGGTCGACGGCGGCACCGCGTATCTGCCTCCCGTCGACGAGGAGACGGTGGCGCTGCGGATCCCCGATCCGCCGGAGCGCACGGGGTACGACGCGGGCACGGGGTACGACGAGGACACGGGGTCCGCGACGTACGGCTCGCGCGGGGAGTCCTCGGCGGCTTCCGCGGATTCCGGAGGCCGGGCGGCGCGCAGGAAGGCCGCCAAGAAGCGTCAGGGGCGCCGTGGCGGCGCGAATCGGCCCGCCGAGGACCTGGACGCACCCCACGGCCACGACGCGCCACAGGAGCCCCGGGCGCCGCTCTCGCGCGTGGAGGCGCGGCGGCGGGCACGGGAGCGGAAGCCGAGTGCCGCCGTCGTCGCGAGCCGGGGGATCGGCGAGGTGTTCATCACCTGCGGCGTGCTGATGCTGCTGTTCGTCACCTACCAGTTGTGGTGGACGAATGTGCGCGCGCAGGCACAGGCCGGCCGGGAGGCGAGCGACCTGCAGAGCGACTGGGCCAGCGGCAAGCGCAGTCCGGGGGCGTTCGAACCGGGGAAGGGTTTCGCGCTGCTGCACATTCCCCGGCTGGACGTGGTCGTGCCGATCGCCGAGGGGATCGACAGCAAGAAGGTGCTCGACCGGGGCATGGTGGGCCACTACGCGGAGGGCGCGCTGAAGACGGCGATGCCCGAAGCGAAGGAGGGCAACTTCGGGGTCGCGGGCCACCGCAACACGCACGGGGAGCCGTTCCGGTACATCAACCGGCTGGAGCCGGGCGACCCGATCGTGGTGGAGACGCAGGACACGTACTTCGTCTACAAGATGGCGTCGATCCTGCCGGTGACCTCGCCGAGCAACATCAGCGTGCTCGAACCGGTCCCGAAGCAGTCGGGTTTCAAGGAGCCCGGCCGCTACATCACGCTGACCACCTGCACGCCGGAGTTCACCAGCACGTACCGCATGATCGTCTGGGGCAAGATGGACGAGGAACGGCCGCGCAGCAAGGGCAAGCCGGATGCGCTCGTCAGTTAA
- a CDS encoding aminodeoxychorismate/anthranilate synthase component II, with protein sequence MSARILVVDNYDSFVFNLVQYLYQLGAECEVLRNDEVSTAHAQEGFDGVLLSPGPGTPEQAGVCVDMVRHCASAGVPVFGVCLGMQAVQVAHGGVVGRAPELLHGKTSPVEHEGKGVFAGLPSPFTATRYHSLAAEPATVPAELEVTARTPDGIVMGLRHRELLVEGVQFHPESVLTEHGHRMLANWLAECGDAGAVARSAGLTPVVGRSSA encoded by the coding sequence GTGAGCGCGCGCATTCTCGTCGTCGACAACTACGACAGCTTCGTCTTCAACCTGGTCCAGTACCTGTACCAACTGGGTGCCGAGTGCGAGGTCCTGCGCAACGACGAGGTGTCGACGGCGCATGCGCAGGAGGGTTTCGACGGCGTGCTGCTGTCCCCGGGGCCGGGTACTCCCGAACAGGCCGGTGTCTGTGTGGACATGGTGCGGCACTGCGCGTCGGCCGGAGTGCCCGTCTTCGGCGTCTGCCTCGGTATGCAGGCCGTGCAGGTGGCCCACGGCGGTGTGGTGGGCCGTGCGCCCGAGTTGCTGCACGGGAAGACCTCGCCGGTCGAGCACGAGGGCAAGGGCGTTTTCGCGGGTCTGCCCTCACCGTTCACGGCGACGCGCTACCACTCCCTGGCGGCCGAACCGGCCACCGTACCGGCGGAGCTGGAGGTGACGGCCCGGACGCCGGACGGCATCGTGATGGGTCTGCGCCACCGTGAACTGCTCGTCGAGGGCGTGCAGTTCCATCCCGAGTCGGTGCTCACCGAGCACGGGCACCGGATGCTCGCCAACTGGCTGGCGGAGTGCGGGGACGCCGGGGCGGTGGCGAGATCGGCGGGGCTGACCCCGGTGGTGGGCAGGTCGTCGGCGTGA